The genomic DNA GTATGAATCAAGTCCTGAATTCATTCTCTCGCAACTTTCTAATGGCACAGTATCAGTGAAAAAAATTCTCATCATCTCTAACCTAAGGGTCATTGAAAATATCTATTCGAGCATCATCTCTTACCCGTCACTGAACTCCTTTGTTTAACAACACCTTTGCCTTATAAATACACTTCCAAATAAAGGAAGGTGCAGAGTCTTCGGCCGCATCAAGAAACCCACAATCGAGGaagttttaatataaacaattaaTGGAATATTAATCTTTTTAAGTTTTGGGCCAACTTGACAATAGGTGAGTACCAAATTAGAGATAGGTGGCCAAAAAAATTGAAATGTTTGGGTGGGTGTGGGGACCCTCAATCTAAGATTCTTTAACATAAAAAAGTTGTTAACTTGAGGGAGCAGTTGAACTAAAAAAAGATTACGAAGGCAACCACATCCACCACCAAACTTCTAAACCCCGAACACCCTTCTCTTTTTCTCATCTCATCTCATTTTTTAATTTTCGTAGAAAAGATCCGAGGATGAGCGGCAATCATGGCCACTACCGAAGAATTCAGCTTCCCTACCTCCACTGATTTGTACCCTTGCTCCATTGATTCACCGCCGTTATGGCGTCTGTCTCCTGCAGCATCTCCTGATGTTTTTCTTCACAGCAAAGGTAAACAAGAAGAAGATTGTTTTCCAGTTAGTCAGAGAGCAGACGAAGATGATCACCAGGAAAGAAAGAGCAAATCGCACGAAGATCACAATGGTTGGAAGCAGTCGGACAAAGGCGTTGCTGAAGATGAAGACGAAGATGAAGAGGAAAAGATGGACATGTTGTGGGAGGATTTCAACGAAGAAGAATTACCAAGAAGTGGAAGTTCATCGAGGTGTTCAGAAGATATGGTAGAAATGGGATGCGGTGGTGGTCACAGCCTGAAATTGTCGAAAACCAATGCGGGCATGTTTTCTCAAAGCCCCAGGAGAGCAGGCATGCTGGTTTTCATGAGGGTATTGAGAAAGTTCTTCTTGCTCCATAATTCTCATCGCTCTTCCAACTCACACTTGCCAAACTAATATATAATCTCATCTTCCATAGTTTTATATACTTGCTGCTCACCAATCAAGGCCTGGGCCTCCTCCTCCTTCTCCTCCATGCTTTAATTATGTCTGTACGATTTGTAGTCAAAATGATGGAAATGGAAGGTatgcatttatatatatagatattataCACTTTTTACTTAAGCTTTgccatcaattttttttttttggttgggaGGAAAAGGATCAGAAAGGATTAGCTTATAACCCTTCTAAGAGTTGAAACACCCATGCTATCAAATTTGAAGTTGCTAACTTGTAACTCCATTATAATGTTCCAGCTTGGAAATGCACTATGAATGCTCCCTACATTTTGAAATTcataaagaatatatatatataaaactctACCATCTCAAATTAATCATTGGTAATTTAGACGACTTTTGATGAATGaatcaattttttctttctttgctaaaAAATAAAGTTTCGAATATTTTAGTCAGTCCAAATTAACGTTCAATCATTGTATGGTAAATACAACCATATAGGTTGGTGTTAATGATGTGATATTTATACTGCctgaatttaatttttgtttttttttattccttGATCTTGTCATTAGCCTACCTAATGCATATTTGGTCATTCAACTTAACATTTCCTCCAAATTCGcatttaaggtttttttttttttcgaattaaaacctaaactttttttttaactattttggttttttttttgtataaatcaattaaatggtttttttttgtataaattaGTTTAGTGTTAGCAATTAGCATAAAGCGGTTATGCCACAGCTTGAACTTGATAAAACTTCGATTCTAAATCACATCGAAATTAAATCACATCATTAATTACaccataattttaaaatatataaatagaaattataaaataaaaaaaaaatcaaaatgcatcttagaaattaaaaataaaaactatttaAACAGAAATTCTGGGATGAATCTTCATCGTCATGAAATTCTACCAATACCAGTTGATTTTAATGACTGATGAATATAAAGTTTTTTCTCGCCTTAGAGCCGTCGAGGAGCTGGAGTTGAATCTTGTGTACGGCTTTTGAAAAAGGAGATTTATTGATCTTTGCCACTGATGACGAATTGTTTTCTTTTGGAGGATTTTataactctctttttttttcttttttctttttttaaatcctTGCGAAGTTCTCAACAGTGAATATATTTTCAGAAAAGAGAGGATTTTAACATTTCAACTTCACCTTCCAGCCATAAAGTTCAAATCTTTGAATTCGGCATACCCATTCCTCAtacagaaaaagaaaaatattatctCAAATCTCAAATTAAAAGGCCAAATAAGAAAGCCCCAATGTGACCTTTTCCAGGACAAGAGCAACTGAGCTAATTGAAGAAACCCAAATGCTCCGAAAGCCTCGACGGAGACCCCCCACAGGCACTGCCAAATGAGAACTTAAAAGTTTCGAACCCTCCGATGACAAAACCCAACCTTCATCAACGACGTTGATTTACCCTTCAAAAACAAATTCAACTTCTTTGCTTGaaccaatgaaaaatttgatccaGCGAGACGTAAGTTATGTATGACACAGGAAACCGCGGTGGAAAAGGAAAATGAGAcacagaaggaaaaagaaaacagatataaaatttttgttttcaccaTTTTCGAGGTTTTCTTTTTCCTTCCCAATAGGGAAATGAGGGAAaatacagaaaatattttacatttgatctttaaattttgtttacaacattatcataaaaataatgagtttttaattttagttatataaaattaattaaatacaaaAAGCTTTACTTCTTTTAATTTAAAAGGTTTTCAAAAATTTCACACCTTTTATATTTAATGTTAATGAAAATATAAAACGTTTTTccaacaaaaaatataaaaacaaaaaattgaagAATTAACCAAGATCAAAAACTTGTATATGATGTATTTACAACCTCATAAATAGCTTTTTGCAACCTCATATGtattgtttctattaaaattcaataataatttctctaaaatttATTAAAGTAAACTGCTAAACAGTTTCACAAAAACAATATTTAGAACAAAAATCATTTatttaaagtaaatgttttttaaGACATTTCATAAACGCTTCTAAAGATGGTTTTATTGAAGATAATGTATTTttttagggtcaaattaggttgattttggtatttacatatatatatatatatatatatatatatatatatatttctctaTATTAGTTCttaaatttgacaattaaatttatttttatcgtTAAATTTAGATTCATCAAGATTAATGATATGACCAATATTATTAGAACATGACTGGATTGATAGACCAaaaattgatccatttaatatTCGAATAAAGGAGTTGAATTGATTAATTTAAAAACTActtgaaattgataaaaattgaaaattaggAAAAAGGTTGAACTAGGTTAGATTTttgtgaatttttaattaattaatattagttCAATGATCAAATTAATCAAACTGATTGATTTAGGACTGGTGGTCTAACTTGTTCAACTACTGATCTGACTATTAAAAAACTGAACGTGACGTTATGAAATTTTACCACACTATCACCAGAAAATTTAtacaaattttttaattttcaagtgaTGATATGACATAATGTGATTGTGCAACATCTTCAAATTTTTTCAGGGATCAAAATGGATCTAGTTGTCGAGTTCAAGTGCCAAAGTGGATTAAAAAAGTATTAAGTACCAAAGTGAACTTAGTTACCAAGTTAAGGGGCAAAAAGTTATATTATCCCTTCTTAATATGTCATCTAATAGTCTTTATGATTTATTTGCACCTTAAGTCCTTGAATTATagtttgtatatatattcatCTCTACATGCTATTTTAAATATctccaatttagtcattatatgtTTCTTTTAATAGAAATTATTGCTTTAGCCAATATTTTCAACCAAGTATACAATAATAAAGATATTTTAACCATCTTGTTTATGAAAAATAAAGACTAAtaataaaatgcatgcattttattaaaaaaaaattgattataCATTTTTGTTTTAGGCTTACTAAATCTGTACAAGtacatataaatatcattaaataagaaactaaaatttaaaaatactttaacCGTTTTTCATTTTTTAAGTAATAAATAGGAGAGAGCATAATGAATTGTGTTGCAAAAATAATCTAAACGTTATGTTTAGATTTATTTTACGTGTAAGCAGTTTTCAATTATACTTTAACcatatatttgattaaattagGATAATGTTGAGTTCAATTGTTTTGTTTTTCTCATTGGCTTATTACAAAATAACTAAATTATTCaatattgttaaaaaata from Gossypium arboreum isolate Shixiya-1 chromosome 9, ASM2569848v2, whole genome shotgun sequence includes the following:
- the LOC108455914 gene encoding uncharacterized protein LOC108455914, yielding MATTEEFSFPTSTDLYPCSIDSPPLWRLSPAASPDVFLHSKGKQEEDCFPVSQRADEDDHQERKSKSHEDHNGWKQSDKGVAEDEDEDEEEKMDMLWEDFNEEELPRSGSSSRCSEDMVEMGCGGGHSLKLSKTNAGMFSQSPRRAGMLVFMRVLRKFFLLHNSHRSSNSHLPN